Proteins encoded within one genomic window of Platichthys flesus chromosome 13, fPlaFle2.1, whole genome shotgun sequence:
- the LOC133966995 gene encoding LOW QUALITY PROTEIN: olfactory receptor 13F1-like (The sequence of the model RefSeq protein was modified relative to this genomic sequence to represent the inferred CDS: deleted 2 bases in 1 codon), translating into MDNVSVITIFYFSGLSETMNYRSVLFFLSLLCYCVILLVNIILIATIILDKNLHEPMYILLCAFCMNGVYGSTGFFLRFLWDLLSPVHVISYSGCIVQGLVIHSFVSSDLSFLAVMAYDRYLAICRPLQYHSIMSKQRVVKLVCFSWLTPLCVLGTNFFLTSRLKLCSPYIARLFCVNWIIVTLACFPANDGNNIVAHISILFYVFHGVFIVWSYIYIIRTCVNSIENRAKFMQTCVPHLFSLITFLFTVLFDIMNIRFGSKTLPQSLENFIAVEFLVIPPLMNPLIYGFKLTKIRNRLHKLLL; encoded by the exons ATGGATAATGTCTCTGTGATAACAATATTCTATTTTTCAGGTTTAAGTGAAACGATGAACTACAGGTCTGTCCTCTTCTTTCTCAGTTTGTTATGTTACTGTGTCATTTTGCTGGTAAATATAATTCTTATTGCGACCATCATCTTGGATAAAAACCTCCATGAACCAATGTATATTCTGCTGTGTGCATTTTGCATGAATGGAGTTTATGGCTCAACAGGTTTCTTCCTAAGGTTTTTGTGGGATCTGCTCTCTCCTGTTCATGTCATATCTTACTCTGGATGTATTGTTCAGGGTTTAGTAATTCACTCTTTTGTCAGCAGTGACCTCTCTTTTCTTGCAGTAATGGCCTATGACAGATATTTGGCTATATGTCGACCACTGCAGTATCACTCTATCATGTCAAAGCAAAGAGTGGTGAAGTTAGTGTGTTTCTCCTGGTTAACCCCCCTATGCGTTTTAGGCACAAATTTTTTTCTAACATCAAGACTGAAGTTATGCAGCCCGTATATTGCCAGACTGTTCTGTGTGAATTGGATTATTGTTACACTTGCTTGTTTCCCAGCT AACGATGGTAACAACATTGTTGCACATATTTCAATActgttttatgtatttcatgGTGTATTTATAGTTTGGTCCTACATATATATCATTAGAACATGTGTAAATTCTATAGAAAACAGGGCAAAGTTCATGCAAACATGTGTGCCACATTTATTCTCTTTGATCACTTTTCTTTTCACGGTACTTTTTGATATTATGAATATACGATTTGGTTCAAAGACATTACCTCAATCACTTGAAAACTTTATTGCAGTAGAATTTCTTGTCATACCTCCACTCATGAATCCTCTCATTTATGGTTTCAAATTGACCAAAATTCGGAACAGACTTCACAAGCtgttactttaa
- the LOC133967513 gene encoding olfactory receptor 11H6-like, with product MMENASVITIFYLSGLSETMNYRSVLFFLSLLCYCVILLVNITLIVTIILDKNLHEPMYILLCAFCMNGLYGSTGFFPKFLWDLLSPVHVISYSGCFLQALVLYSFVCSDLSFLAVMAYDRYVAICRPLQYHSIMSKQRVMKLVCFSWFTPFCIIGINICLTSRLKLCSPYIASLFCVNWVIVALACFPAATMVNNIVAYITILIYVFHGVCIVWSYIYLIGICFSSLENRAKFMQTCVPHLFSLITFLFTVLFDIMNIRYGSKKLPQSLKNFIAMEVLVIPPLMNPLIYGFKLSKIRNKFLGNMIFRIK from the coding sequence ATGATGGAAAATGCCTCTGTGATAACAATATTCTATCTTTCAGGTTTAAGTGAAACAATGAACTACAGGTCTGTTCTCTTCTTTCTCAGTTTGTTATGTTACTGTGTCATTTTGCTGGTAAATATAACTCTTATTGTGACCATCATCTTGGATAAAAACCTCCATGAACCAATGTATATTCTGCTTTGTGCATTTTGCATGAATGGACTTTATGGATCAACAGGTTTCTTCCCCAAGTTTCTGTGGGATCTGCTCTCTCCTGTTCATGTCATCTCTTATTCCGGATGTTTTCTCCAGGCTTTAGTACTGTACTCATTTGTCTGCAGTGACCTCTCTTTTCTTGCAGTGATGGCCTATGACAGATATGTGGCCATATGTCGTCCACTGCAGTATCACTCTATCATGTCAAAGCAAAGAGTCATGAAGTTAGTGTGTTTCTCCTGGTTTACACCTTTCTGTATTATAGGCATAAATATTTGTCTAACATCAAGACTGAAGTTATGCAGCCCGTATATTGCCAGTCTATTCTGTGTGAATTGGGTCATTGTTGCACTTGCTTGTTTCCCAGCCGCAACTATGGTTAACAACATTGTTGCTTATATCACAATACTCATTTATGTATTTCATGGTGTATGTATAGTTTGGTCGTACATATATCTCATTGGAATTTGTTTTAGCTCTCTAGAAAACAGGGCAAAGTTCATGCAAACATGTGTGCCACATTTATTCTCTCTGATCACTTTTCTTTTCACGGTACTTTTTGATATTATGAATATACGATATGGTTCAAAGAAATTGCCTCAATCACTTAAAAACTTTATTGCTATGGAGGTTCTCGTTATACCTCCGCTCATGAATCCTCTCATTTATGGTTTTAAGTTGTCTAAAATTCGAAATAAATTTCTGGGAAATATGATTTTTAGAATTAAATGA
- the LOC133967474 gene encoding olfactory receptor 5AR1-like: MMENVSVITIFYLSGLSESMNYRSVLFFLSLLCYCVILLVNIILIVTIILDKNLHEPMYILLCAFCMNGLYGSTGFFPKFLWDLFSPVHVISYSGCLLQVQVLYSSAGSDLSFLAVMAYDRYVAICQPLQYHSIMSKNNIIKLMCFSWFTPFCLVGINMSLTSRLKLCSPYIARLFCVNWIIVTLACFPAETMVNNIVAYITILIYVFHGVFIVWSYIYILRTCVNSIENRAKFMQTCVPHLFSLITFIFTILFDLMNTRFDSEKLPQSLKNFVAIEFLVIPPLMNPLIYGFKLTKIRNRFLGYMTFRMK, from the coding sequence ATGATGGAAAATGTCTCTGTGATAACAATATTCTATCTTTCAGGTTTAAGTGAATCAATGAACTACAGGTCTGTTCTCTTCTTTCTCAGTTTGTTATGTTACTGTGTCATTTTGCTGGTAAATATAATTCTTATTGTGACCATCATCTTGGATAAAAACCTCCATGAACCAATGTATATTCTGCTGTGTGCATTTTGCATGAATGGACTTTATGGATCAACAGGTTTCTTCCCCAAGTTTCTGTGGGATCTGTTCTCTCCTGTTCATGTCATCTCTTACTCTGGATGTCTTCTTCAGGTTCAAGTACTGTACTCGTCTGCAGGCAGTGATCTCTCTTTTCTTGCAGTAATGGCCTATGACAGATATGTGGCCATATGTCAACCACTGCAGTATCATTCTATCATGTCAAAAAATAATATCATAAAGTTAATGTGTTTCTCCTGGTTTACACCTTTCTGCCTTGTAGGCATAAACATGAGTCTAACATCAAGACTGAAGTTATGCAGCCCGTATATTGCCAGACTCTTCTGTGTGAATTGGATTATTGTAACACTTGCTTGTTTCCCAGCTGAAACAATGGTTAACAACATAGTTGCATATATTACAATACTCATTTATGTATTTCATGGTGTATTCATAGTTTGGTCGTACATATATATCCTTAGAACATGTGTAAATTCTATAGAAAACAGGGCAAAGTTCATGCAAACATGTGTGCCACATTTATTCTCTttgattacttttattttcacgATACTTTTTGATCTAATGAATACACGATTTGATTCAGAGAAATTACCTCAATCACTTAAAAACTTTGTTGCAATAGAATTTCTTGTCATACCTCCCCTCATGAATCCTCTCATTTATGGTTTTAAGTTGACTAAAATTCGAAATAGATTTCTGGGTTATATGACTTTTAGAATGAAATGA
- the LOC133966998 gene encoding olfactory receptor 6E1-like: protein MMENASVVTLLTLTGLEFKLEYKITLFLLTLLWYFIILLGNISIIVAIVLDKNLHEPMYIFLCNYCINALYGTLGFYPKFFVDLLSSHVISYAGCMLQGFVIHSSICCDFSIVTLMAYDRYLAICQPLTYHSFMTKQRVSVFVLVSWLIPLFCMFMNTVTLLGSSLCGSHVKKIYCVNWMIFTLTCSPPAANIGVTYFNLLFYLAHFLFIIWTYVYLIKTCLRSTDNWGRFMQTCLPHLISLATFTISVLLDILYMRFGSPSLSQDLSNFMAMEFLLIPPAVNPFVYGFKLTKIRNKFVNLVYIKRKVSKCQPMAFQIKSELSETVT from the coding sequence atgatggAAAATGCTTCAGTTGTCACACTGTTAACTCTTACAGGTTTAGAGTTTAAATTGGAGTATAAAATTACGCTCTTCTTGTTAACTTTATTGTGGTACTTCATTATTCTGTTGGGAAATATCAGTATCATTGTTGCCATTGTTCTGGATAAAAACCTCCATGAGCCGATGTATATCTTTTTGTGTAACTACTGCATCAATGCTTTGTACGGGACGCTTGGTTTTTACCCCAAATTCTTTGTGGATCTTCTGTCATCTCATGTAATTTCTTATGCTGGATGCATGCTGCAGGGTTTTGTGATACATTCATCGATTTGCTGTGATTTTTCTATCGTGACCCTGATGGCATATGACAGATATTTGGCCATATGTCAACCTTTAACCTACCACTCATTCATGACAAAACAGAGAGTCAGCGTATTTGTGCTTGTCTCGTGGCTCATACCTcttttttgtatgtttatgaACACAGTAACATTATTAGGATCAAGTTTATGTGGCTCACACGTGAAGAAGATCTACTGCGTTAACTGGATGATATTTACTCTTACCTGCTCGCCACCCGCAGCAAACATTGGAGTCACATATTTTaatcttctgttttatttagcgcattttttgtttattatctgGACTTATGTGTATTTGATAAAAACATGCTTAAGATCCACAGACAACTGGGGGAGGTTTATGCAAACATGTTTGCCGCATTTGATCTCTCTTGCCACTTTTACCATATCTGTCCTTTTAGATATACTGTACATGAGATTTGGGTCACCGAGTTTATCTCAGGATCTCAGTAATTTTATGGCAATGGAGTTTCTTCTTATTCCTCCAGCTGTAAATCCATTTGTGTATGGATTCAAACTTACCAAGATTCGCAACAAATTTGTGAATTTAGTTTATATTAAAAGGAAAGTTTCAAAGTGTCAACCCATggcttttcaaattaaaagtgagCTCTCTGAAACTGTGACATAA
- the LOC133967545 gene encoding olfactory receptor 1D2-like: MMDNVSVIKVFYLSGLSESMNYRFVLFSLTLLCYCVILLVNIILIVTIILDKNLHEPMYILLCSFCMNGLYGTTGFFPKFLWDLLSPVHVISYSGCLLQVQVLYSFAVSDLSILAVMAYDRYVAICRPLQYHSIMSKKNIMKLVCVAWFTTFCLGGINMILTSRLKLCSPYIARLFCVNWLIVALACFPAETMVNSIVAYITILFYVFHGVFIVWSYIYILRTCVNSIENRAKFMQTCVPHLFSLITFVFTILFDLMNIRFDSKKLPQTFKNFVAIEFLVIPPLMNPLIYGFKLTKIRNRFLGYMTFRMK; the protein is encoded by the coding sequence ATGATGGATAATGTCTCTGTGATAAAAGTGTTCTATCTTTCAGGTTTAAGTGAATCAATGAACTACAGGtttgttctcttctctctcactttaCTGTGTTACTGTGTCATTTTGCTGGTAAATATAATTCTTATTGTGACCATCATCTTGGACAAAAACCTCCATGAACCAATGTATATTCTGCTGTGTTCATTTTGCATGAATGGACTTTATGGAACAACAGGTTTCTTCCCCAAGTTTCTGTGGGATCTGCTCTCTCCTGTTCATGTCATCTCTTATTCTGGATGTCTTCTTCAGGTTCAAGTACTGTATTCATTTGCAGTCAGTGATCTCTCCATTCTTGCAGTAATGGCCTATGACAGATATGTGGCTATATGTCGACCACTGCAGTATCACTCTATCATGTCAAAAAAGAACATCATGAAGCTAGTGTGTGTCGCCTGGTTTACAACTTTCTGCCTTGGAGGCATAAACATGATTCTAACATCAAGACTGAAGTTATGCAGCCCGTATATTGCTAGACTCTTCTGTGTGAATTGGCTCATTGTTGCACTTGCTTGTTTTCCAGCTGAAACTATGGTTAACAGCATAGTTGCATATATTACAATACTCTTTTATGTATTTCATGGTGTATTCATAGTTTGGTCGTACATATATATCCTTAGAACATGTGTAAATTCTATAGAAAACAGGGCAAAGTTCATGCAAACATGTGTGCCACATTTATTCTCTTTAAtcacttttgttttcacaatACTTTTTGATCTAATGAATATACGATTTGATTCAAAGAAATTACCTCAAACCTTTAAAAACTTTGTTGCAATAGAATTTCTTGTCATACCTCCCCTCATGAATCCTCTCATTTATGGTTTTAAGTTGACTAAAATTCGAAATAGATTTCTGGGTTATATGACTTTTAGAATGAAATGA
- the LOC133966997 gene encoding olfactory receptor 5AR1-like has translation MMANVSVITIFYLSGLNEKANSRFILFFLSLLCYCVILLVNITLIVTIILDKNLHEPMYILLCAFCMNGLYGTTGFFPKFLWDLLSPVHVISYSGCLLQVQVLYSFACSDLSILALMAYDRYVAICQPLQYHSIMSKQRVMKLVCFSWLTPFCLIGANICLTSRLKLCSPYIARLFCVNWLIVALACFPAETMVNNIAAYILIIFYVFHGIFIVWSYIYIIRTCVYSIENRAKFMQTCVPHLFSLITFLFTLLFDIMNIRFELKNLPQHFKNFVAIEYLVIPPLMNPLIYGFKLTKIRNRLREIVTLKTS, from the coding sequence ATGATGGCTAATGTCTCTGTGATAACAATATTCTATCTTTCAGGTTTAAATGAAAAAGCCAACAGCAGGtttattctcttctttctcAGTTTGTTATGTTACTGTGTCATTTTGCTGGTAAATATAACTCTTATTGTGACCATCATCTTGGATAAAAACCTCCATGAACCAATGTATATTCTGCTGTGTGCATTTTGCATGAATGGACTTTATGGAACAACAGGTTTCTTCCCCAAGTTTCTGTGGGATCTGCTCTCTCCTGTTCATGTCATCTCTTATTCTGGATGTCTTCTTCAGGTTCAAGTACTGTACTCGTTTGCCTGCAGTGACCTCTCCATTCTTGCACTTATGGCATATGACAGATATGTGGCTATATGTCAACCACTGCAGTATCACTCTATCATGTCAAAGCAAAGAGTCATGAAGCTAGTGTGTTTCTCCTGGTTAACACCTTTCTGCCTTATAGGtgcaaatatttgtttaacATCAAGACTGAAGTTATGCAGCCCGTATATTGCCAGACTCTTCTGTGTGAATTGGCTCATTGTTGCACTTGCTTGTTTTCCAGCTGAAACTATGGTTAACAACATAGCtgcatatattttaataatcttTTATGTATTTCATGGTATATTTATAGTTTGGTCGTACATTTATATAATTAGAACATGTGTATATTCTATAGAAAACAGGGCAAAGTTCATGCAAACATGTGTGCCACATTTATTCTCTTTGATCACTTTTCTTTTCACGTTACTTTTTGATATTATGAATATACGATTTGAGTTGAAAAACTTACCTCAACACTTTAAAAACTTTGTTGCAATAGAATATCTGGTCATACCTCCACTCATGAATCCTCTCATTTATGGTTTCAAATTGACCAAAATTCGGAACAGACTTCGCGAAATTGttactttaaaaacaagttaa